In the genome of Aequorivita sp. H23M31, the window AATCAAAGAGGGTTTGTAAATGTGCGCGGGTAGTATTGTTGGGATGGCCTTCGAAACTAAAGGAAGGATCGTCAGCAATTGTGGCATTCCTAAATATTCCTTTCAACATTAAGGCCAGGTTTTCAGGCGCAAAAAAAGTGGGTGTTCCTCCTCCTAAATGCATTTCCTTAATTTTGGGTTTTGTGGGAACATCTGGAGATAAAGATCCCACTCCTGCTGCAAGGATTCCAAATAAGGAATTTCGAGCTTATGATTTTTGGTAATCCGCTTGTTGCAACCACAGAAAGTGCAAAGACTCTCGCAAAATGGAAGATGGATATAAATACTTATTCCTTCTGAATTATTGCTTTGATCGGCACTTCTTTTAATATCGATCGTCCATTGTTTCTGGGTGAATTCAGAACTGTTCCAATAAGGCACTGTTGGATAACTGGTATATCTTGGACCGGGAACGTTATATTTCGAAATAAGAGTTGCGGCCATTTGAAAAGATTTTTAAGGTTGTGAAATTACAAACTCTCAGTTTCTCAAACGATGACCAAAATCAGATTTACGAACTGTAAAAAAATTCGATGTTATTTTATCCCAATCAATAATTTAAATACTCTGTAATCTCCAAACCGTATCCGATCATTCCAACACGCTTTGTTTGCTTACTGTTTGAGAGTAAGCGCATTTTATGGATTCCGAGATTGTGGATTATTTGGGCGCCGATCCCAAAATCCTTACTGTCCATGTCAATTCGCGGAGCTTTTACCACCGTATTGGGTTTTTGCATTTCTTTTAGTTCCTTCAATCGGCTTAAGAGGTTAAGGGATTGGCTTTCTTGGTTGATGAAAACAATAGCTCCTTTTCCTTCCTTATTTATGATATTGAACATATCGTCCAATTTCTTTTCCGCATTGTTCGTCAGTGCAGCAAGAATATCGCTGTTTACCAACGTTGCATTTACTCGAACTGGTACAGGTTCATCTGGATTCCAAGAACCCTTTGTTAGGGCCAAGTGTATTTGGCCATTTGTAGTTTGTTTATAGGCCCGCAATCGAAACTCTCCGAAATTGGTCTGGATGTTGAAATCCTCCTTTTTCTCAATAAGGGAATCGTGCTCCATTCTGTATTTCACAAGGTCTTCGATTGAAATAAGTTTCAGATCAAATTTCTTTGCAACTTCAACTAATTCTGGAAGTCGAGCCATGGTGCCGTCTTCATTCAATATTTCCACAAGAATCCCTGCTGGTTTTAACCCCGCCAAACGGGCGAGATCAATGGCCGCTTCGGTATGTCCTGTTCTTCTAAGTACACCACCTTGTTTTGCGCGCAGAGGAAAAATATGCCCAGGCCTTCCTAAATCATTCGCTTTGGTATTCTCATCTACCAACGCTTTAATGGTTTTTGAACGGTCATGCACCGAGATACCCGTGGTGCATCCATGACCGATAAGATCTACCGAAACTGTAAACTGGGTGTGGTGCAAAACGGTATTGTTTTCTACCATCATCTGTAAATCCAATGCATTACAACGTTCTTCCGTCAACGGAGCACAGATGAGTCCGCGCCCGTGAGTGGCCATAAAGTTTATCATCTCGGGAGAAACCATTTCGGCCGCAGCTATGAAATCTCCTTCATTTTCCCGGTTTTCATCATCCACCACAATGATTATCTTTCCATTTCGGATATCTTCAATAGCCTCTTCAATGGTGTTGAGCTTAACGGTATTTTTTTCTGTTGAAATCATGTTTTAAAATATGTGGCGCAAAGGTAATAAAATGTATATGGTTATTGACAAAAGAGTGTTTTGTAAATTGCTTTTGAAATTGAACCTGAATTGATCCTTGTCCCCAATACTCAAAAACATTCAATAATAGTTTAAGTTCCCTTAATCTGTAAGGGTATTGAAAACTCAACTTACTCTTAGATAATTTTTTCCTATCCCATAAAAAAACCCTCCCTTCATTTTTTGAAGGGAGGGTTTCAGGAACCTAATTGACTATTAAATTAACCTATTCCTTGATCAATAATTCTGTTTTGTTTCCACCTTCGCCGGTTATTATTACCATATAGGTAGCACTGGAAAGTCTGGATACGTCGATGACGGTTCCGGTAGTCATTCCATTGAGCTCTACCTTTTGCACCAACCTTCCGGTAAGGTCAAAAATGGAGATGCTCTCAAGAATTACGTTCTTGGGATTGTCCAGGGCCAGTTCATCCTTCATAGGGTTTGGATAGAGGGCCACGCCGAACAAGGGAGCATTGCCGCCTACGTCCAATCTAGCGTTATTGACGCCGCAATCCTTGCCGCCATCTTGGATAGTCCAAAGGAAAGAGTCTGTCATAGTGATCCTGCCCGGCTCACCGGCACAGTATTTACTGAAGCCCGCGTGGAACTTAACCCTGTGCTTAAGTGGCAAGGCGCTCCAACCGTTCAATAGCGAATCGTAATTGGCTGTTGAAAGGGTTACGTTCCTGAACATGTTGGTCATATTGGAAACGTTGCTTACTTCCCAGCCCCCAAGGTCTTGGTCGAACCTGTTGGCGTGGAAGAACATAAAGTACATGTCCGTCACGTTGCCAACATTCCAACTGCCAATATTCTGGTTGAACCTCATTGCAGCATTGAACATGTTTCTCATGCTGGTCACGCTGCCCACGTTCCAGATGCCAAGGTCCTGATTGAACCTGGTTGCTCCGTTGAACATGTTCTCCATACTGGTCACGTTGCCCACGTTCCAGTTGCCGATGGGGTGGTTGAACACCGACGCCCCTGCGAACATCCCGCTCATATCGGTCACGTTCCCCACGTTCCAGTTTCCAAAGTTGGCGTCACCGTTGAATTTTCTTGCGAAGGCGAACATTCCGTACATATCGGTAACCTGCGAGAGGTCGGGCATATCGGTGGCATTGCTCACAAGGTTCTCACAGCCCGCGAAGGCTCCGTTCATCGAGGTCCATACGTTGGAACCCCACTGCTCGATGGACATGATCTTGAGCCTGTCGCCGCCGTTGTTGAAATAGATGCGCGGGAATGCACCGCTTATCTTAACGGTATAGACGCCCGCCGCCGAATAGCTGTGCGAGATATTGCCGGTGATCCCGGTTGCCGAAGACCCATCTCCCCAGTCCACGCTGTAGTAATAGCCGTTGCCGGTAGTCGGTATGCTTATGCTCTCGTTGGCAGCAGTGGTTTTCCAGGTGGTGATGAACTGGTCGGTGCTGAGGCACAACTGTCCGCCGTCGGTGATGATCCACCCAAAGGTGGCTATCATGTTGTCGCGTGCCGGCTTGCCGCTGCAATATTTGCTGTTGCCACCGCTGAACTTGACTCCATATTGCAAAGGAAGACTGTTCCATCCGTTCAGCAGCGCATCGTAATTGGCTGTGGAAAGGGTCACGTTATTGAACATATTGGCCATATCGGTAACGTTGGCCACGTTCCATCCTCCGATGTTTTGGTCAAACTGGTTGGCATGGGAGAACATGGAATTCATCGTTGTCACATTGCCCACGTCCCAATTGCCAAGATCTTGGTTAAAATCCATAGCAGAAGCGAACATATTCTTCATAGTTGTTACGCTTGCCACATTCCACGAATTAAGGTTCTGGTTGAATATTGTAGCTCCATGGAACATTTGCTCCATACTGGTCACGTTGGCCACGTTCCAACCACCGATAGGATAATTAAAAATAGAGGCTCCCCGAACATAGCTTCCATATTGGTTACAGTGGATACATTCCAGTTTCCAAAATTTGCATCGCCGTTGAATTTTCTACAATATGCGAACATTCCGTACATATCGTTAACCATTGAGAGGTCCGGCATATCGGTTGCGTGGCTCACTAAGTTCTCGGCACCCGCAAATGCACTGTTCATAGACGACCACTGGATGTTGCCCCACTGTTCAATAGATCGAATTTTAAGTCTGTCGCCACCATTGTTAAAATAGATACGTGGGAAATTACCACTGATACTAACGGTATAAATTCCAGGAGTGGCATAGATATGGGAAGCATTTCCTGTTTTCCCGGCATCCGAGTTTCCATCTCCCCAATCAACACTGTAGTTGTAACCTGACCCAGTGGTAGGTATGGTGATGGTCTCATTGGGCATTGTGGTTTTCCAAGTGGTAACAAAGTTATCCGTTGGAACCACGCCATCACAGGTTTCAAGTGGATCTTCAACGGTAACTGTTGCAGTGGCCGAACTGGAATTTCCATGTACGTCGGTAACCGTCAATGTCACCGTGTATGCACCAACATTAGAACAATTAAAAGTATCCTTATCGATTTCCAAGCTGGCGATACTACAGTTGTCTGAGCTGCCATCGTCAATATCCATTGCCGTGATGCTTGCATTTCCATTGGCATCCAATTGCACAGTGATGTCACGTGTAAAAACAGTGGGAACAATGTTGTCCTCCACAGTCACAAAAGTAGTGCAGGTAGAAACATTTCCGCTTGAATCGGTTACCGTTAAGGTTATTGTGTTTTCACCTATATCGGAACAATCAAAATAATCCTTATCAATTGCCATGCTTGCGATGCCACAGTTATCGGAGCTGCCGTTATCGATATCCGATACCGCGATGCTGGCGCTGCCGTTGGCATCCAACTGTAGGGTGAACGGGACGGCGCAACTGGCAATCGGCGAAAGACTGTCCTCCACGGTTACGACAGTAGTACAGGTAGAAACATTTCCGCTTGAATCGGTTACCGTTAAGATTATGGTGTTTTCACCTATATCGGAACAATCAAAAGAATCCTTATCAATTGCCATACTTGCGATGCCACAGTTATCGGAGCTGCCGTTATCGATATCCGATACCGTGATGCTGGCGCTGCCGTTGGAATCCAACTGGACAGTGAAAGGCGCAGCACAACTGACTACTGGAGCCGTGTTATCTATCACTGTGATAGTAGTGGTACAACTATCGGAAGATGTTCCATTGCTGACGGTCAAAGTGACCTGGGTAATTCCAAGAGGATAAGGCCCCATTGGATTTACCGTAAACGTAAGCGGATTCCCATGGGGATCGGTAGAGCCCCTATCAAAATCCTGGGCTATGGCACTGCCTTCACAATTTGCCTCCGTACTTACGGTAACCGCCTGACATACTGCGGTAGGGGCTTCGTTGCACGCTCCAAACGGATCGAAAACAGTAACCACAGTTGAACAAGTGGAAACGTGTCCACTGATATCCGTAACGGTCAAGGTCACTGTATTCTCGCCTATATCTCCACAACTGAAATCGGTAACATCAATGGATGCACTTGCAATACCACAGTTGTCCGAGCTGCCATTATCTATATCGGCCACGGAGATGCTGGCCTGCCCATTGGCATCTAACTGAACGGCAAAGGGAGCGACACAATTGGCCACCGGAGGGGTATTATCCACTACGGTAATGGTGGTGGTGCAACTATCGGAATCAGTTCCGTTGCTTACGGTAAGGGTTACGTTGGTAATTCCAACGTTATAAGGCCCTACTGGATCTACCGTGTAGGTCAATGGCAATCCGTTGGGATCGTAAGAACCACCATCAAAGGCTTGTGCTGTTGCATTTGCCTGGCAATTGTTATTGCTGTTGATTGCCAAAGGCTGGCAAACCGCAACGGGTACTTGAATGCAGGAACCGAGGGGATCGGTAACCGTAACCGTAAAGGAAACGGTAGTACTGTTTCCGCTCTGGTCTTCGGCAGTGAAATTGACGGTATTGGCGCCGATGTTTGAACAGCTAAAAGTATCTATATCAATACTGATAGAGGCTATTGTACAATTATCAAAAGTACCATTGTCAATATCTTCCGCAGAGATAGTTGCCGTACCAGTGGCATCCAGATCCACGCTTATGTTTTGAACAAAAACGCTTGGTGCTATAACGTCCTCAACAGTAACAATTGCTGTCCCGGTTGAAACATTTCCTTCCGCATCGGTAGCGGTCAGGGTCACGGTATTTTCACCCAAATTAGCACAACTAAATTCCGTGATATCCAAAACTAGTGAGGCCAGTTGGCAATCGTCATAGGTTCCATTATCTACATCTTCCACGGTGATGCTTGCCGTTCCGGAATTATCCAACTGAACGGTAATATCCTGAGCCACAATTGTTGGCGGCAAATCGTCAAATACGTCAATGTTTTCGGCAATCTTATATAATGAATATTTTCCTTCGGAATTTTTAACCGAAAGAGACAAATCGTGAACTCCACAGTTTATCAGGTCGGTTGGTATTTCAACGGTGAATTCATCGGGATTGCCAGTAGGAGTTAGGACGGCACTAGTTCCCGTACCAAAACCGAATTCTGCATCAAAAAGAAATTCGGCGTCTGAAAGTGGTGAAACAATATATTCCTCATTGATATAAAATAGTTTTTGGTCGTACAAACTCCAAGTTCCATCCGCATTCTTGACCCGGATTCCTATTTTATGAAATCCTATAGATAAATCATTTAAAGGTATCGGGATTACCTGATTTATCATTTGGGAAGGAGTAACCGAAATACCCGTAGCATTGCCAACTCCTGGATCCGTATCAAACCAATATTCAAGTGCCACAACGTCTTTTACTTCATCCGCAATAAAATCCGAAATATAAAAACGCGCTGTGCTATATAATCCCCAAGTGCCATCGGTATCCTTTGCGCGCAGGGTTATTGCATGAAAGCCGGTTGGCAGATTTCCCAGCGGGATAGCAAACGTTGTATTTACTTCTCCAGTATTCGCTGGAACTGCCAGGGCTGTACCGTTCCCTATGCCCGGATCGACTCCGAAAAAATATTCGGCAGCGGCGAGATTTGGAACAG includes:
- a CDS encoding BspA family leucine-rich repeat surface protein translates to MKNMFASAMDFNQDLGNWDVGNVTTMNSMFSHANQFDQNIGGWNVANVTDMANMFNNVTLSTANYDALLNGWNSLPLQYGVKFSGGNSKYCSGKPARDNMIATFGWIITDGGQLCLSTDQFITTWKTTAANESISIPTTGNGYYYSVDWGDGSSATGITGNISHSYSAAGVYTVKISGAFPRIYFNNGGDRLKIMSIEQWGSNVWTSMNGAFAGCENLVSNATDMPDLSQVTDMYGMFAFARKFNGDANFGNWNVGNVTDMSGMFAGASVFNHPIGNWNVGNVTSMENMFNGATRFNQDLGIWNVGSVTSMRNMFNAAMRFNQNIGSWNVGNVTDMYFMFFHANRFDQDLGGWEVSNVSNMTNMFRNVTLSTANYDSLLNGWSALPLKHRVKFHAGFSKYCAGEPGRITMTDSFLWTIQDGGKDCGVNNARLDVGGNAPLFGVALYPNPMKDELALDNPKNVILESISIFDLTGRLVQKVELNGMTTGTVIDVSRLSSATYMVIITGEGGNKTELLIKE
- a CDS encoding BspA family leucine-rich repeat surface protein, which produces MRTLYIALLLLFAFATTSAQTLTQFEYYFDTEPGIGNGTAVTANANTGELSQTLSIPLTGLAEGFHKVVVRAKDDNNVWSMYSITNFYISDFGEVRTVPNLAAAEYFFGVDPGIGNGTALAVPANTGEVNTTFAIPLGNLPTGFHAITLRAKDTDGTWGLYSTARFYISDFIADEVKDVVALEYWFDTDPGVGNATGISVTPSQMINQVIPIPLNDLSIGFHKIGIRVKNADGTWSLYDQKLFYINEEYIVSPLSDAEFLFDAEFGFGTGTSAVLTPTGNPDEFTVEIPTDLINCGVHDLSLSVKNSEGKYSLYKIAENIDVFDDLPPTIVAQDITVQLDNSGTASITVEDVDNGTYDDCQLASLVLDITEFSCANLGENTVTLTATDAEGNVSTGTAIVTVEDVIAPSVFVQNISVDLDATGTATISAEDIDNGTFDNCTIASISIDIDTFSCSNIGANTVNFTAEDQSGNSTTVSFTVTVTDPLGSCIQVPVAVCQPLAINSNNNCQANATAQAFDGGSYDPNGLPLTYTVDPVGPYNVGITNVTLTVSNGTDSDSCTTTITVVDNTPPVANCVAPFAVQLDANGQASISVADIDNGSSDNCGIASASIDVTDFSCGDIGENTVTLTVTDISGHVSTCSTVVTVFDPFGACNEAPTAVCQAVTVSTEANCEGSAIAQDFDRGSTDPHGNPLTFTVNPMGPYPLGITQVTLTVSNGTSSDSCTTTITVIDNTAPVVSCAAPFTVQLDSNGSASITVSDIDNGSSDNCGIASMAIDKDSFDCSDIGENTIILTVTDSSGNVSTCTTVVTVEDSLSPIASCAVPFTLQLDANGSASIAVSDIDNGSSDNCGIASMAIDKDYFDCSDIGENTITLTVTDSSGNVSTCTTFVTVEDNIVPTVFTRDITVQLDANGNASITAMDIDDGSSDNCSIASLEIDKDTFNCSNVGAYTVTLTVTDVHGNSSSATATVTVEDPLETCDGVVPTDNFVTTWKTTMPNETITIPTTGSGYNYSVDWGDGNSDAGKTGNASHIYATPGIYTVSISGNFPRIYFNNGGDRLKIRSIEQWGNIQWSSMNSAFAGAENLVSHATDMPDLSMVNDMYGMFAYCRKFNGDANFGNWNVSTVTNMEAMFGEPLFLIILSVVGTWPT
- the ribB gene encoding 3,4-dihydroxy-2-butanone-4-phosphate synthase, which produces MISTEKNTVKLNTIEEAIEDIRNGKIIIVVDDENRENEGDFIAAAEMVSPEMINFMATHGRGLICAPLTEERCNALDLQMMVENNTVLHHTQFTVSVDLIGHGCTTGISVHDRSKTIKALVDENTKANDLGRPGHIFPLRAKQGGVLRRTGHTEAAIDLARLAGLKPAGILVEILNEDGTMARLPELVEVAKKFDLKLISIEDLVKYRMEHDSLIEKKEDFNIQTNFGEFRLRAYKQTTNGQIHLALTKGSWNPDEPVPVRVNATLVNSDILAALTNNAEKKLDDMFNIINKEGKGAIVFINQESQSLNLLSRLKELKEMQKPNTVVKAPRIDMDSKDFGIGAQIIHNLGIHKMRLLSNSKQTKRVGMIGYGLEITEYLNY